The nucleotide sequence CAGGAGATTTAGGCGTTTCCATCTTTTTGAAACCCTTTTGAAACCAAGAATTCTCCATGATTTTGTcgatcttgattcttgaattaGGGTTAGGATCAAGAATCCGAGACAACAACTTCTTTACCTCGGGTGGAAACCAATTCGGACATTTGAATTCACCTTTTGTGATTTTGCGGTACATTTCCACAAGATTTTGCTCGTGAAACGGAAGAAATCCAGCTAATAACACATACAACACAACCCCACAAGACCAAACATCGGCTTTAGCTCCATCATAACCTTTCTTGCCGATCACTTCAGGTGCCACGTAAGCAGGTGTTCCACATGCCGTATGAAGCAAGCCATCTTGTTGCTTCGACGCTCTCAACGCGCTAAGCCCAAAATCAGATATTTTCAAATCGCCATGTTCGTCTAGAAGAAGATTCTCTGGTTTGAGATCACGGTGGTAAACTCCGCGGCTATGACAATAATCGATTGCTCCTATCAATTGCTGGAAATATTTTCGAGCAGTGTCTTCTTTAAGTTTTCCTTTAGAGACTTTATCAAAAAGCTCACCTCCTTTAACGTACTCCATAGCGAAATATATCTTCGTCTTGCTCGCCATGACTTCGTGGAGGAAGACAACGTTTGGGTGACGAAGGAGACGCATCACTGAGATTTCTCGTTTGATTTGATCGATTAATCCAACTTTCACAATTTTATGTTTGTCGATGACCTTGATCGCTACGCTTTCTCCTGTTTTCATGTTGCGTGCGTGGTATACTTTTGCGAATGTACCTTGACCTAGAAGACGACCTAATTCATATTTTCGCATCAAGACGATACCGTTTTTATCCATTGTCTGACGGCTTTTTTAGTGAACAAAGGAACTTGATGAAAATTAAAGCAGAGGATGAGCTATTGAATAATTTCGTCTTGAAATCTTTTTTCCATGGCTAAGAAGAGAAAGATCTCAAATTGTGGAAGTGTTCGAGAGGAGAAAAATACTtcattttgaattgttttgtttttcgtttttcttgGGTCTAAATCTtgcatatattaaaatagtaatgCTAAAAACAAATTCAGAAGGAAAAGATCTTAGATTCTTGTGGTCGTGGTGATGCTTCGAGTAGGCTCTCCTAAATATAGTGGATGCTATTTGTAGATACGGAATATcccagatttttattttatttttgtatattatagattttttgaattaataatatatatggacTTCAGTGGTTGTCCATAAATTTTAAGATGATCTAAGTTGAGAGTTGcgcataaaaatatcattatttgaAATAACTAAGTGGAGGAGGAATCTTGGAGTTGCAAATACATATTGAATCTTATTTTAAGGTTTAGAGCTTGGTGAGGTTTTAATGATTTAAGGTTTAGATAGTATGATATAAGTTTACATTTGAATTTTCTAAACTAAAActcttattgttttttcttgttaaagaaCTAGAACTCTTATTTTTACCAGAGCAGTCTATCATACAGTCATGTAAGTTTTGGTGTTGCTAAACAGAGGATGCATTCAGTGAAAAGAAAACTCATTTTTTCATAATGGAAAGCTatatttcaattaaaatcctactattttcaagattttacGAAGAAGTGTATGAAAGGTGTGttttgtttcaacaaaaaaataaatattcacaTGATGAGCCAAAAGTCTACttactcaaaaataaaaaaaaaagtatactcCAACAATTATTTTCGGAAATtttccaaacacacaaaataaaatgaaggataaaatacaaaaatccaaTGCAATCTTGGATAAAAATCTCGTAGCTGATTTGTCGAGACGAGACCATGTTGCTGCCACGTAAACACACAAATCTCAGTTCATCTAACTTTTTGTCATCGGTGTGGCCCATTTCATCAGAAGTTGTTACTTCTACATGCATCGAATATTATTTATCTCTTATCGTCACGTGaattaattctaaaattaattactCATCTATTTTTAactcaaaaatttatttaaaatgtcaaaatgtatcttataaattattaactaattttcttaaaaactaCAATCTCGTAacgaaacaatattttttttatataataattaattttcttaaaagcTACCATCTCATAAcgaaacaataattttttattatataaagttaggttttgaaagttagtcattaataaAATCTTGATACGTGTCAAattatcaatttcaaattttgacatttgtaaaagttaatatttaataggagaaatttgattacaacaaaaaataaaatattttgttttaaaatatattaataatgtaaaaagataattatcaaaaatttcataatttatagaataatacaaagtttttaaaaataattataaggagattatatatatgtatatttcataaaatttaaaagtaaaatattatttatttatttttaattttaagttattaattctaaaaaaatagaaaaaatgattaaagaaaatatacatttaattattaattctaaattttttaaatactcacttctatataaacatagattgtctcatatttaaataatatattcaaaaacactgctttcaactttgtttaattgggcaattatttttaatgggaaaataaattttacttatttttttagattaaaattttctcctactttcttctttttcagttgggaatatataagattaatatgttgacccgaaaaaaattcataatggcgtcttcttttcctaatactatattataaaatttattgtagtattattagattgttttatttaatttctattttcatctttgaattatttggagTTCATATATTACcttgcttataattttttattgtttctttaattatgtcaaatttttttttttttatttctcaactttgattggttggtcacaaacccttttctttttttcaaacataattgttatcattattcattcaatctcaaaaaaaGATAACGAGTacaagctcatcaacctaatggatagaGAAAATATGCTAATCaaaaacacaagcttacaacaaacatagatagatagattggaaaaacataaatcgttgttgatagatctataGGAACTTAACGACTGTGAAATCCTAGTTTacggaaatgtttaaaagaattaattaagCCATTTATGTCACCAAAATGTACTtatttttcggtcaagggtccttaGAGAACTTCGTGATGagtgaccttcctggaagtgattgtcggaactgtgcgagtgaggacaaaacatagaaaaagatcatttgatgatttttaaGATCGgtataaacaagtttttaaagcctcccagacgtaacaaaccggccatcgaatatggatGGGTCCACAGACTGTGAATAGATATAGGACCCACTTAGAAAGGTGGgtccatggactgagagtggacatgggctcactaagtaaggtggcggttgaggcgttacagagacggAGGCAatatcatgatgtgtcaaagacccttccacgaatacattgagaaatttaacattagttactatcaaaagattttgtgacgttagaaaaaggtttttactttcattggttgtcggaggcTCGGAgcagcaaaaagacgtgaacatgttctctccaaaCAGGAGGAGGACACAGCCGAGATTCTTtgtatggtggagaaggttggacacaaggttattttcccaagggaggaagatggaggaagttggacgcaaagttattttcataagggaggaaggtggagccaatgttctctccatggtggaagaggttggatgcaaggttctctccataagggatgagggcggagccaaagttttctccatggtggtcatacattattgtgatgatacatcattgattagtatattatgtaatatatttattcaaaatattttttgaaccaacaattttagtaattaaaaaactatgcagaagtaaaagtaaaatagttgacttaatgtgttcatatagtcATTTCTAGGTGgtaataaagaatatatttgtaacatagagtatatttaggtgtaaaaaaatacacatttaatagtaacatacataaaagatttgtaaggcaccatcacaccagagatatattaataacatacaatatattttaatatatttttgttaaattaatttaaatttataaaattttaaatccgCACATCGGACGGATCCTCATCTAATTACTATATATAAGActattatattcaaaatatatttctttattaaaagaaaaacaaaatatctatcTGTTTCTTATacgtaaaaaaacaaaacttaagtacttttttttttttttttNNNNNNNNNNNNNNNNNNNNNNNNNNNNNNNNNNNNNNNNNNNNNNNNNNNNNNNNNNNNNNNNNNNNNNNNNNNNNNNNNNNNNNNNNNNNNNNNNNNNNNNNNNNNNNNNNNNNNNNNNNNNNNNNNNNNNNNNNNNNNNNNNNNNNNNNNNNNNNNNNNNNNNNNNNNNNNNNNNNNNNNNNNNNNNNNNNNNNNNNNNNNNNNNNNNNNNNNNNNNNNNNNNNNNNNNNNNNNNNNNNNNNNNNNNNNNNNNNNNNNNNNNNNNNNNNNNNNNNNNNNNNNNNNNNNNNNNNNNNNNNNNNNNNNNNNNNNNNNNNNNNNNNNNNNNNNNNNNNNNNNNNNNNNNNNNNNNNNNNNNNNNNNNNNNNNNNNNNNNNNNNNNNNNNNNNNNNNNNNNNNNNNNNNNNNNNNNNNNNNNNNNNNNNNNNNNNNNNNNNNNNNNNNNNNNNNNNNNNNNNNNNNNNNNNNNNNNNNNNNNNNNNNNNNNNNNNNNNNNNNNNNNNNNNNNNNNNNNN is from Camelina sativa cultivar DH55 chromosome 20, Cs, whole genome shotgun sequence and encodes:
- the LOC104771824 gene encoding CBL-interacting serine/threonine-protein kinase 20-like, which translates into the protein MDKNGIVLMRKYELGRLLGQGTFAKVYHARNMKTGESVAIKVIDKHKIVKVGLIDQIKREISVMRLLRHPNVVFLHEVMASKTKIYFAMEYVKGGELFDKVSKGKLKEDTARKYFQQLIGAIDYCHSRGVYHRDLKPENLLLDEHGDLKISDFGLSALRASKQQDGLLHTACGTPAYVAPEVIGKKGYDGAKADVWSCGVVLYVLLAGFLPFHEQNLVEMYRKITKGEFKCPNWFPPEVKKLLSRILDPNPNSRIKIDKIMENSWFQKGFKKMETPKSPDSHQIDSLISDVHAAFSVQPMCYNAFDLISSLSQGFDLSGLFEKEGRSESKFTTKKEAKEIVSKFEEIATSSERFNLTKSNVGVKMEDKKEGRKGQLAIDVEIFEVTKSFHMVEFKKSGGDTMEYNEFCDRELKPSLKDIVWKWQGNNNNNYTNSISNEQIV